The segment GAAGTCATGCACAAAGGTTTGAAACAGGACAAATTCAAACCGTGCCCACTGCTTCGAAAATATGTGGAAGAGGGAAAACTCGGAAGAAAATCAGGCGAAGGATTTTATAAATATACATAGAGCCTATCTCATAAGCTGTTTACGGAGGCTGTCATTCTGAGCCCTTTGCTTTGTCATTCTGAGCGAAGCGAAGAATCTGCTCGGGCTCAGGGTAAACTCCGCGAAGAATCCAATTGTTTAGCAAGTAGATCCTTCACGGAGTTTACACTGAGCCAAATGGAGATCCTTCGCTTTGCTCAGGATGACAATGGTGGCGAAGGGTTCAGGATGACAGTCATTTATGAGATGTGTTCTAATTGTTCTCAATGACAGAGAGGTTACATGGACTTTCAATTAAATGAAGAACACACAATGATTCGCCAGATGGCGAAGGATTTTTGCGACACAGAGATTGCACCGAAGGCATCAGCGCTCGATGAAAAAGCGGAATTTCCGACGGAGAATATCAAAAAAATGGCCGAGGTTGGATTCATGGGGATGATGTGTCCTCAGGAATTCGGCGGTTCCGGTCTCGATATGCTCTCGTATGTTTTGGTGCTCGAAGAAATTTCGGCCGCTTGCGCCTCCACCGCCGTGACCATGTCCGTCAACAATTCTCTCTACATTGGTCCCATTCTCAAATTTGGAACGGAAGAACAGAAGAAAAAACATATTCCGGATTTTGCTCAGGGGAAAAAACTCGGGGCCTATGCCTTATCAGAGCCAGTTTCCGGTTCTGATGCGGCGGCTCTTATCACCACGGCCACGGTCAAAGGGGACAAATATATTTTAAATGGAACCAAAAATTTTATCACGAACGGCCCTCATGCCGACGCCATGATACTCTTCGCAACGCTGGACAAATCAAAACGTCATAAGGGGATTACCGCTTTTCTCGTTGAGAAAAATTTCAAAGGTTATTCGGTGGGAAAAGTGGAAAAGAAACTCGGCATCCGCGGTTCCTCCACATCTTCCATTATATTGGGAGATTGCGAAGTGCCCGCGGCCAATCGTCTCGGTCAGGACGGCGAGGGTTTCAGAATTGCCATGAACACACTGGATAGCGGACGCGTAGGTATTGCCACACAGGCGCTGGGAATCGGGCGCGCGGCGTATGATTTCGCACGCAAGTATGCCACCGAAAGAGAAGCCTTCGGTCAAACCATTTCTCATTTTCAATTGATCCAACAAAAATTGGCCGACATGGCCGTATCACTCGATGCCGCTCGCTTGCTGATCTGGCGCGCGGCATGGCTCCGCGACAAAGGATTACCCTTCACAAAAGAAGCCGCCATGGCAAAACTTTTTGCTTCCGAAGCCGCCACCTCCGTCACCAAAGACGCGGTGCAGGTGCTTGGCGGTTACGGTTACATGCGCGAATATCCCGTGGAACGCCACTTTCGCGATGCCAAGATCACCGAAATTTATGAAGGCACCAGTGAAATCCAACGCCTCGTGATTGCCAGAGAGGTGTTGAGGGAGATAAGTTCTTAGTACTTAGTACTTAGTTCTTGGTTCTTAGTTCTTGGTACCAAGAACCAAGAACCAAGTACCAATAACCCATGAAAGAACACAGCGACAAATTTACCACCCTCTCTTCGGTCCCCATTAAGCAACTTTATAAACCCGACGACATTTCCCATTTGAATTATGAAAAAGATTTGAATGACCCCGGGCATTTTCCCTATACGCGCGGTCTTCATGAAACAATGTACCGCGGCCGGCTCTGGACCATGCGCCAGTTTTCAGGCTTTGGCACTCCGGAAGAAACCAACAAACGTTACAAATTTTTATTGGAGCACGGACAAACAGGTCTCTCCGTCGCATTCGATTTTCCAACGTTGATGGGCTACGACGCCGATCAGGAGCGGTCCGTTGGAGAGGTTGGCAAATGCGGTGTTTCGGTTTCCAGTCTTGCCGATATGGAAGTGATCTTCAACGGTATTCCGCTCGATCAAGTTACCACTTCGATGACCATCAACGGTCCCGCGTCGGTGCTCCTCGCCATGTATCTCGTCGTTGCCGAAAAAGAGGGAGTGAGTTGGGACAAAGTGGGTGGCACCATTCAAAATGATCTTCTTAAAGAATTCATCGCACAAAATTCGTATGCCTTTCCCCCCGATCCTTCCATACGCGTCGTGGTCGACATGATTGAATTTTGCACGAAGGAAGTTCCGAAATGGAATACGGTTTCCATCAGCGGCTATCACATTCGCGAAGCGGGTTCCACAGCGGTACAGGAGTTGGCTTTCACATTGGCCGATGGAATTGCTTATGTTCAGGCCTGCATCGAGAGGGGAATGGATGTTGATGGTTTTTCGCAACGGCTCTCTTTCTTTTTTGATGCCCACAGCGATTTTTTTGAAGAGATTGCGAAATTCCGGGCCGCGCGCAGAATTTGGGCGAAAATTATGAAGGAACGTTTCCACGCAAAAAAATCTCGCTCGCTGATGCTTCGCTTTCATACACAAACCGCCGGTTGCTCTCTCACCGCTCAGCAACCTTATAATAATGTTGTGCGCACCACCGTTCAAGCGTTGGCCGCCGTTTTGGGAGGGACACAGTCTCTTCACACTAACGCGTGGGATGAAACGCTCGCATTGCCAACCGAACAGGCGGCGATGACCGCTCTTCGCACGCAACAA is part of the Deltaproteobacteria bacterium genome and harbors:
- a CDS encoding acyl-CoA dehydrogenase; protein product: MDFQLNEEHTMIRQMAKDFCDTEIAPKASALDEKAEFPTENIKKMAEVGFMGMMCPQEFGGSGLDMLSYVLVLEEISAACASTAVTMSVNNSLYIGPILKFGTEEQKKKHIPDFAQGKKLGAYALSEPVSGSDAAALITTATVKGDKYILNGTKNFITNGPHADAMILFATLDKSKRHKGITAFLVEKNFKGYSVGKVEKKLGIRGSSTSSIILGDCEVPAANRLGQDGEGFRIAMNTLDSGRVGIATQALGIGRAAYDFARKYATEREAFGQTISHFQLIQQKLADMAVSLDAARLLIWRAAWLRDKGLPFTKEAAMAKLFASEAATSVTKDAVQVLGGYGYMREYPVERHFRDAKITEIYEGTSEIQRLVIAREVLREISS
- a CDS encoding methylmalonyl-CoA mutase family protein; the encoded protein is MKEHSDKFTTLSSVPIKQLYKPDDISHLNYEKDLNDPGHFPYTRGLHETMYRGRLWTMRQFSGFGTPEETNKRYKFLLEHGQTGLSVAFDFPTLMGYDADQERSVGEVGKCGVSVSSLADMEVIFNGIPLDQVTTSMTINGPASVLLAMYLVVAEKEGVSWDKVGGTIQNDLLKEFIAQNSYAFPPDPSIRVVVDMIEFCTKEVPKWNTVSISGYHIREAGSTAVQELAFTLADGIAYVQACIERGMDVDGFSQRLSFFFDAHSDFFEEIAKFRAARRIWAKIMKERFHAKKSRSLMLRFHTQTAGCSLTAQQPYNNVVRTTVQALAAVLGGTQSLHTNAWDETLALPTEQAAMTALRTQQILAHESGVINTADPLAGSYFVESLTSQMEKEALAYIQKIDDLGGMVQAVKLGYPQKEIANASYKYQMQVEKKEKIVVGVNEFKLEKEPPIETLKISDEIRDRQSRRLAEVRKKRSHTKVSDALEELKKAAEENKNIMYPLCDCARAYCTLNEMISTLKSVFGEYYDPGIF